Part of the Pyricularia oryzae 70-15 chromosome 3, whole genome shotgun sequence genome, TTGCAAACAGCACAGGCCGATCGCTTGGCTAAAGTACTGGGACAGGAAGCTTCATCCAAGGTGGTTGATGGCATCGGTCTATTCGATACCGAGATGTACATGTCTGGAATGCACGGAGGCCATGGCGGGGGCAAGACCTCGTCGTTCAAGCGATGCATGTTCCTGCGACGTATCGGAGCCGAAGCCACCGCCACTGTCTTGCAAAACGCCATCAAAACTCGACCCTCGCCGTTCTGCTATCTCCATCTACTGCACGGCGGGGCGGCCGTGATGGATGTGGCTGCGGATTCCAGCGCGTTTGGCTGCCGGGACTGGGACTTTGCTTGCGTAATCACTGGCGTCTGGCCCCGAGACCAGGATGGAATTCAAGCTGCTGAAACCGCAATACAGTGGGTGTATAATGTCGTCGGGGCCTTGCTTCCCCTGAGCACCGGTGTATACGGCGCCGACTTGGGCCCTGATCCTCGAGACTCTGCGCTGGCCACCAAGGCGTTTGGACCAAACCTGGCACGCCTGGCACGTCTCAAAACGAGCTCCGACCCGTACAGCATCTTGGCCTACGCCTTTCCCCTCCCGAAGGTGCCTACAGAGCCAAAACTCATCATCTTGGTCACCGGGTTACATGGCGCCGGCAAAGATTACTGTGCCGCGATCTGGGTCTCTGTattcaacagcagcaacccaGCCCGCAAATATCCGACTGCATGCGCAATCGGCATCAGCGATGCGACCAAACGAGAATACGCCGAGGCCACGGGTGCCGACTTTGACCGGCTTCTCTCGGACCGGCCTTACAAGGAGCAGCACAGATCAGGATTGAATGCGTTTTTCAAGAGTCAGTTGCGGCGACGGCCTCGTCTCCCAGAGGAGCATTTCCTCAAGGTGGTGCGCGACTCCGCACCCATCGATGTACTACTCATAACCGGGATGCGAGAGCAGGCCCCGGTTGCAGCCTTGTCGCACCTGGTACCAAAGAGCAAGCTGCTCGAGGTTCGCGTCACAGTAAGCGAAGAACTGCGACAGGTTCGTCGAGGGTCTCGCAAGGATCTCGCCATTGGTCGCGGCAACTGTGCCGCCTTGTGTGCCGCCGAGGACGGAACCGACGGCGAGGGCATCAAACACGCCAGGCTGGGCTCGATGACCTCGTCAGACTGCCCGGATTTAACCTTTGAGAACGACATTCCCGGAAGTAAAGCAGTGAAGGCTTTCGCTCAAGACAGATTGCTGCCGCTCATCCACGAGGACCTGCAACGACTGGTACAAATGATACGTTCAGTGCCAGACCACCCACGCGAGGGCATCGAATTCCGCCACGTGCTCGACATCGCACAGCGCCCCGGCGGGCTCGACCTCTGCTCATCCCTGCTGCAGAGCCACTTCGCCGGCGACTGGGCCCAAATCGACGCGCTGGTCTGCTGCGAGGCCGGCGGCTTCCTCTTCGCATCGGCATTGGCGACGCGGGTCGACGTGCCCCTGGTGCTGATCCGCGAGGCCGGCAAACTCCCGCCGCCGACCATCTCCACGAGCAAGCTTCCTTCGCACATCTCGTCTCCGGTACTCGCTGACTCTACATTGGGCAGGATAGAGATGGACCTATATGCCATCTCGCCGGGCGCGTCCGTTGTGGTCGTAGACGATGTGCTCGCTACCGGCAGAACGCTTTGTGCAGTACTGCGACTACTCAAAAAGGCCGGTGTTCATGAAAAGAACATTAGCGTTATAGTAGTCGCCGAGTTCCCTTGTCATCGAGGGCGGGATGTTTTGCACCAACATGGCTTTGCAGAGACCAGCCTTCAAAATCTTCTGGTGTTTGGTGGTCCCTAGGTAAGAGAAAGCTAAGAATCCTGGGAGACTGTTAAGAGTAGCGTTGTTAGAGTTCCGCCAATTTTACCTCCACCAACAACACACGCAATAACAGTTGAATCAAATTCAGAAATCAATATCAGAAAAGTGCAAATTCAGGCTAGTTATTCATCCTGCATGTCAAAATCTTTCAACACTCTTCAGGGGTATCATGTAAAATCTACGCTACTCTGCCTTCCCGCGCTGCTTGAACATACCCAGCGATAGCGTACATGCCATAAAATCCTAGTAGTACACAGTACTCGCAATCCGGAGGAAAatgacaagaaaagaaaaggggcaGTATATGCAAAAAAGAACTCTTCTGGAGAAAGTGTGAACAAAGTTGCCAGAAATGACTAAAAGAAACAGTGAATAAAGACTGCCAATGGACTTCAGGCCGAACTTGTCGTGTCGGACACCTCAAAATCCAGTGGCCGCCTCGGTAAGGACGCTGAGCAGACTAGCTGCGGCGCCACCAATACCGGCGGCGCCCAGCGTTTGGCCCCaggcctttttcttctcccgaCGCGCAGAGTCTCTATCACGGCTGGGCTCAGCGCCTTGAGAGTGGTGCCCGTGGCGGCGGGCATCCATTGAGCTCGAGTGTCGGTGGTGGCCGTGACGAGAACCGTACGAGTAGTAGTCGCGACGATCCCCGTCTCGGTCACGTTCTCGGTCGCGGTCTCTTCGCCGCCTCTCACGATCCCGCTCTCTATCTCTGTCACGATCGCGATCGCGGTCACGTTCCCTCGACGCTTCACGGTCACGGTCGCGCTCCCGTCGTTGTTGTTCCCGTCGTCTCTTATCAGCCGACATATCTTCGGGTGAGATCTCGATAGGCCCCTCGCGGTCGAATCGGACGTGATTTTCATtcttgtttttcagtatCGGCTTGGGCGGAACTGTGCTTGCTGGCGTTGCTTTACCATCAAGACCCTTtgctgcagcagccgctgccATGGGTAACACGAAGGGATAGACTTTTGTACCCTTGTCATCCGTCTTTTCATCATTCGTGTTCCTCTCCATTTCGTCACTGCCTCGGCGCCTTTCCTTCTCAGGGGTTTCACGATAAGGGCGGCCGCCATAAGGTCGTCGCTCTCTCTCGCGGGATCCTTCATCAGACGAAGAGTCGGTATCCCACAAAACGTCATCGGATTCGCTCGTCGAACCAGACCTCCACTTGTCGTCCCGGTGGTTTTGCCGCATACCATTGTCACGTATGCCACTGCTTCCATCGCGCATAAAACGAGGAGGTGGATAGTTTTGACCACTATATCTTGCTCGGCGAACCTCATCGCTCTCGCGGGCAAACTGTGCAATTTGTTCACGCGAAAGAACCCCAAGGATGGCGACAAAGTCGGGACGAGCCTCGTACCGAACGCCCGCTCTGTCAAGCACTTCGGGGCTAACAAGCGTGCGGCGAATTTTGGTCCATGTGGCCTCGAGGGGAATCTCGTTACCATGGCTATCGGGCTGAAGTCGTGAGAACtgccgttgctgctgctgctgctgctgctgacctATGGCAGGCATCTGCATGGGGGAGCTGCCGTACGCCGGAGGCGGCGGCTTAGTAATTGCTGCCACCGAGGATGCTGGGCTGCTGTATGGTGGAAGGCTGGACGGGCTGCCTGGGACACCAGGGGGTAATTGGTCCCCTACTGGAGGAGCAGGCAAGTagcggccgccaggagcATTTGGCGAAGTTCCAGGTGAAAAGAGAAGATGAGAAGGTTGCGGAGGGCCAAGATGCATCGCTGTCATGCGGTGGTCAAGGTGCATCAGATCCTGCGTCGATATCAAAGCCAGCGAGTTGTTCGAATCACTGTAGGTAGAATCTGAGTCCGAAGCACCAGAATCCGACCCTGAATTCTGACGAAGTGGTATCTTGGCCGGAAGAGGGGGGTTATACACGATGGGAGCTTGATACTGCTGAGAATCGACCCGTTGCTGGCCATCATTGCCATAGAGAGTCGGGGATTGCAGGGAGTCATAGGGGTATGGGGTTGCATGTATAGTCTGGTGCGGTGGTGCACTCTGAGGTTGTGACGGTTGGCTTTGAGAACGGGCCCGAGATCTTGGTGACATTTGGTTTGAAAAGCCGCCGTGGGCGTTTTGGGGACTGTATTCATTCTGAGAACCATGCACAGAATCATAGTCAGGGGGCCCCCGATTGAGTTTGACTGATGGTAGAAACTTCTCATTGGCAGTCGTCGGAGGTGAGATGACTTCCTTGGGACTCATGGCGTCGCGATTATCAGATGGATAAGGCGTAATTGACATGGGTGGTCCCCGTGAATTCGGACCTTCCGCGGCAGGCAAAAGACCTCGAACTGACGGCGGGTGGTCTTGATCAAAGAGACCGTTGGAGTCCATTTCCCGGATGTAAGCTCGGAGAACCTCCTATATGATGCAGGAAACGTCAGTAAAACCGCTGAAAACCATGCCCAAGAGTTGAAGTCCGGTGACTTTACGTGAttcaaaagagaaagaacaCCATAGGGATGAGGGAAATTCAGCGCCAGAACGTACCTTGTTTCGCATCAGAACCTCGCTGGAGAAACCTTCTCGCTCAAGCTCGGTGGAAAACTGTTGCCACAGCTCCTCTTCTTCCATATCGCCAGCGCTCATGTGCGCAACCCGGCGCCGCGCAAGCCGGGCAGCTATAGCATCGACTTTATCCTTGATAGAGTCCAGCTGTTGGCTCTGAGGGTTGTCCACAAACTGCTGTCTCGCCTTGGCTGGGTTGTGCAGTTGGACCGTATCCAGGAAAATGTCGATGTTGGTCTTTTGGTTGGCAAGCTTGGTCCTGATCAAAGCGATCATGTCCTTTTCGCGGCTATCCGCAGTGCCAACAATGTAGCCATCACGGTGTGGACCCTCCTCAGAAGGGGTATCGGCGCTGCTTCCGCCATACTTTTCCAAGATAGTATCCAACTGCTTCAAAGTGAAGTCGCAGTCCTCAACGATGGGACCAAGCTGGCGCGCGTAGACGCTGTGCTCCTGCTGGGTCGTGTTCAACAAGCTGTCTGGATCTTCTGCCTCGACGCGCAGGTGCTTAAGGCACGTATGCAGCGATCGAACCACAGTTGCAATGTCGGAGAAGTCAGGACCAGACAGCCGCGCGCGCCGGTACAAGGCACGGGCGAGAGAATCTGCGGTCTGGATCGATTCGACCGACGTGCGGTTCATCATTGCGGTCGTTTCGGTCGCTGTCAAAGCGGCGCCGGCAACGGTATTGGGGCTAAGGGTTTTATGGCCAGCCACGGCCGTTTCGACAGTGGGGTTCTTGCAGAACGACAACGCCACTGGAGATGGCTGCTCGTAGCAGTCGTTGCAGGAAGAGTGGCGTTGGGAAGAACGGCTCAAACAAGACTCGACTGAGAAGGTGCCTCGATTCTTGGGTTCAGTCGCTTGCCTGCATGAATATTGATGAGTAATATAGGCGGTCCTGCCGTGTCTGGGGGTATCGAATGGGCTGTTCCTCGAACACGCTGTGAGAACTCGGGCGATTATGTGAGGAGGGAGAACCGAATCTTGTTCACAGGGCAGGTTTCCACAGTCTTGAGGAGGCCTTATGAGTAGTGGTGGTTTTTGTCAAGAATGATGAAGGAAAGGGCTTGGTATAGACAGAAGCAAAAGGCACAGGATGCATGCAGGTGCGGAAgctacaaaagaaaagaaaagacaagtGCCCCGGGCAGGCTACTGTAGAAGAATAAACTAGACAACACCCTGGTACCCGCCGCAATGTACCGTACCCTGCTAGTATGTATGTAAGCAACCAGGGCGCGGCGCCAAGTTTAAGGTAAGGTGAGATAGGTATAGAAACAAATGACTGCGCTTTTGTTTCGGGCAAGCTTCTGATACCCCATGAAAGTGAGTGGTTGGTCAGTTCATCGACGATCAGCAAATCACACGCTTTTTTTGTGTACGAACCGGCGACGGAAAAGAGAATGATCGGCCAAAAACCCGTGGCCAGCGGGCAGACTTTTTCTGATTCAATTTCGATCAGAGACAAGCGTTGTCATCAAGTTACCCCCCATCACCGTGGGTGGTACCATCACTTCCGGTGTGGCTCGCACGCAGAATCAACATCATGTTCCCCACCTTGATCTTACCCACCTTAATCTTACCCACCTGGTCGTTCCGTCTCAATGCGTAAAACACCTGCTGCAGGAAAAGGTGTTCCCGCGCAAAGAAGTCTGGGTCGCGCGGCTCACCGAGCGACAAGTTCATATGTGCAACCCTGGGTCTGGATGCACAAGGCAAACACGGTTCGTCGAGATGCCTCGAACTATTGAACGGTTTTGACGCCCGAGGGGAATCTGACAATGTCCGACAGAacgcatgttttttttttccaacaaACGCTTCTACGCAAAGACAACTTACAAACGGGGGGGCTGTGGCGTTCCGTGCCGAATGACGTACTTTTTGGGGTGGGTCATCTGCCCACACGTGCTGAGCAAGGTCGGTGTCTTGACGTTTTGCGCCTTCAGCCAGTCGCAGTCACACTTGCAAAAAGGCTTTTTTAGCCAGCCAACCCCAGCTTTGCCGGCTGTCAGCGGGGACGTCTGTCACTCCCAGGGCTGTGCTGTTTTGGGCACATCCATCGCATGTCGGACACACCAACCCCCCATAAACGTCCCTTGGTT contains:
- a CDS encoding adenine phosphoribosyltransferase, whose amino-acid sequence is MATLDSLKSALRQRAATATQALPPLSEAQYSAGFDMFVKESGWATYQDFIIPQLSQLVAPLLNRRVRLSVLEIGPGPKSVFGYLPEQQRQKITKYVAYEPNTLFAARLEEWFQSGSELVPPLPCLKTSPEIRHTPFALDGNNCMDEPEEAFDLVLFCHSMYGMRPKVKFIERALGMLDGRFDGGMVVIFHRAGSLHLDGLVCHSTASFPSGVIRVTNDDAILDAFARFVAGYAVDDVDEQSVSIRSDWREVCRSLGRREGAHPDLLGFGAPEVMIALTRHATSLPELTAQVPLLIGSPQNKIKNRQARLHRPAAVFGPTEIQHLQRCVRWALKNKTKLTVVSGSHSDQCLWPNVVAIDMGFFDKVQICVAEDGKATCTPESNVFVVAETGAKAGDIIEKTMAAGLTVPLGSRPSVGAGLWLQGGIGHLTRLHGLTCDSIVGAVMVSVSSGQVLCIGNVPGPHQPAGSERPENEADLLWAIRGGGTNFGIVVSVTFKTYTSPTYSVRNWIVPLRGDSEALLKLEMFDELVAGKLPRDCSADAYLYWDVGQMHLGVTMYEASTKAPALQTAQADRLAKVLGQEASSKVVDGIGLFDTEMYMSGMHGGHGGGKTSSFKRCMFLRRIGAEATATVLQNAIKTRPSPFCYLHLLHGGAAVMDVAADSSAFGCRDWDFACVITGVWPRDQDGIQAAETAIQWVYNVVGALLPLSTGVYGADLGPDPRDSALATKAFGPNLARLARLKTSSDPYSILAYAFPLPKVPTEPKLIILVTGLHGAGKDYCAAIWVSVFNSSNPARKYPTACAIGISDATKREYAEATGADFDRLLSDRPYKEQHRSGLNAFFKSQLRRRPRLPEEHFLKVVRDSAPIDVLLITGMREQAPVAALSHLVPKSKLLEVRVTVSEELRQVRRGSRKDLAIGRGNCAALCAAEDGTDGEGIKHARLGSMTSSDCPDLTFENDIPGSKAVKAFAQDRLLPLIHEDLQRLVQMIRSVPDHPREGIEFRHVLDIAQRPGGLDLCSSLLQSHFAGDWAQIDALVCCEAGGFLFASALATRVDVPLVLIREAGKLPPPTISTSKLPSHISSPVLADSTLGRIEMDLYAISPGASVVVVDDVLATGRTLCAVLRLLKKAGVHEKNISVIVVAEFPCHRGRDVLHQHGFAETSLQNLLVFGGP